Within the Mastacembelus armatus chromosome 10, fMasArm1.2, whole genome shotgun sequence genome, the region GAATTTAAAGATGACCAAACagtatatacaaatattttacatttcctTCGATCTTTAAATAATTGTGTTTTAGGATTGTGTTATTTCAGAAAGTATTCTGGTCACATTACTTTTTGCACAGTtcaatatgtttattttaaattgacaAAGTTGCCACCAATCTAGACATAATAACCCATAATGACAGGatatgtttttagaaatgtattaaaatcaaAAGTTTAAATCTCTCATTaacaaaagtattcagatcctttgcTGTGGCTTCAAATTATAGTTTGGTGTGTCCTCCATCTGTGGCTTATTCATgctatccagggtcacagggaggCTGGAGCCAATCGTAGTTGACACTGGGTTGAGGTAGGGTATACCATGaacagattgccagtctatcacagggatGCCACAGAGACATACGAATACTGATACTTACACTTACCAActtgcatgtctttggactgtgggaggaaactagagtacccagagaaaacctacacagacACCTGGAGGACATGCAAACTCAACATGAAAAGGTCTCAGGTTCGaccaggattcaaacccagaaccatCTTCAGAATGAAGTAAGACTGTGGTGATGGTTCAACTTTCAGCACGACAGtgacctgaagcaaacagccaagacaacaccGGATCAGCTCCTGTACAAATCTCTGACTGTTCTTGAGtggcccagtcaaaaactccaCTCCACACATCTGTGGTGAGATATAAGATGGCAGTTCACAGACTCTTCCCCTCCAGCTTTATGGCATTTGAAAGGATGTGCCACAAAGAATGGGATAAGCTACCCAAATCCAGGTGTACAAAACTTGTAGAGACTTGCCCAAGAAGGCTCAACCTTGCTCCCAAAGTTTCTTCTATAAAATACTGAGCATAGGGACTGATGACTTTTGTACATAAGAGactttaatttttgtttgttttcttttgtttctaaaatattttctcactttttaatTGAGTGTAAATTGATGGgcaaaaatattaaatctgtTAATTGAAATTAATACATGAATTATAAACAAATAAGTCAATTCAATCTAGACCACAATGAAGTATGCAAAAAGccaaggggtctgaatacttactAAAGCCAATGAACTCTTGTGTGCTACAGGACTTTGAGCGGTCACGTGCATTCAGCTTCCTCAGTGAGATCAAGAAGCGCTTCCAGACCACATACGGGTCACGAGCACAAACAGCCCTACCCTATGCCATGAACAGTGAGTTCTCCTCAACACTCGCTGCTCAGATGGTGAGTATAACAAGAGCCTGAGCATATTGAGCAACATTGTCTTATGTTGCTCAATATGAAGTGTGAAGTCTATAAAAACATTAAGTAATCacaacacacagtttaacatccttttcatttccttctcttcttttacCTTTGTCCATCCTTATTTCTTCTTGTAGAAACATCACTCAGACCCACGTGGGTCAGATCGCCTCACTGAGACTCAGATGCAGGTGGACGACCTGAAGGGCATAATGGTCCGCAACATAGGTAAGCTTCTCATCCAGTCTCCTCATGTAATGATGCCTAATATATGGCTTATTCATGTAGAGTCTTAAGCAAAATAACAATCTAAGAATATAACAGAATTACTTGCGGTGTGATAGTTTAATTTGATCACACACGGTTTACTATGTGTGACTGGCCTAAGTGTATTCATTTATAAAAGGATGCCGTATATTGTGGTTGCATCAATAGTCTTGTCATTGAAACCCATGCATTTGTTGACCATCAAACCTAAAACAAATGCTCTGGCCAAAAATATATGTCAATTTCTcatgaagatttttttcatgAAAGATAGGAGTTTATTGTCTGATGCCACAATTTGATACAATTCACATTTGACAGGACCTTTTCTGTATCCACAGTTAAAACAGGTTAGCTTTGTGTCTTTTTACAGACTTAGTGGCTCAGAGAGGAGAGAAGCTGGAGTTGCTGATTGACAAGACAGAAAATCTGGTTGATTCTGTGAGTTTCAAGACCTGGTTTCACCCTTTTCATCCTGCTGGTTTTCTGAATTGCATTATATGCATTATACTGACATGGACATTCAATatattgaaattattttctCCCCATATTCCTCTAGTCAGTGACATTTAAGACTACAAGTCGTAACCTTGCACGAGCCATGTGTATAAAGAACCTCAAGCTGACTGTTGTCATTGTACTGGTGTGCCTGGTGAGTACTTGTTAATAGTAACTGGTTGTTTACTAGCTGGCAACAGTGTAAATAGCCTAgtaattaacaaaaataataaactttgCCACTTTGTCATTTCAAAGCATAGTTATTTAGGAATTACACAAAAAGAACAGTCAAAGAGTGGcataaatgcaaacataaaataGGCACAGATAAGAACACAATAAATGAGTaatgaaacagcagctgaataaaaatcacacacataacacaaataCTTCACAGAAAGCAGTTCTAAAAGCTGGGTTTTGCAGAACTGATTTCCTTAAAGTCATTCCAACATGTAGGAGGTTTAACTGCAAATGCTATATCACTCTTGTCTAAACGCTTGGATGTTAGTATGATGTATCAGTatccttttttcatttaaaaaataataataaaattaccCAGCTGCTACTACTACTTAGATTTTCAGTTATGATGAGGCTCAGCCATCCTGTAGAGCCACTACTTTATATGATATTATTACCTTACTGAAAACACATTGCAGCATTTATCTGTCCCAAGAGGTCTCTTTGTCATTGTTTGACAGTGAATTCTTCTCGTTTGTGCTGTTGAAACTGCATGACATGCTGTGTTATTAATCAGACAATTGGATAGGTAATGAGTTTTGTCTGTCTTCTTTCCAGGTGGTACTTTACATTattgtttctgctgcctgtggaggcctcAACTGGCCCAGTTGTGTCAAAAAATGAGGGTAGAGTAGGGATAAAAAAGAGGGAGATAAAGGAAGAACATGGGGAAGAAGCACCTGTTTGACTCTGCTTGCCAATggacacaaaagcaaaattttGATTTGCTCCTCTAGCTTCAGTATCCCTGGAAGACACatgctgctcctcctccctccttctttgCCCCTCTTTGATAGTGTGCACACTGACTTGCCTTCTGGACAAGGAGTCCCACCTTATACCCACACTAATGGACAGCAGCCGTGTGGCCTAAAACTGATGTTTTGTCTTATCACTCATAGTCTGGTAAATTCATACTATGTCATGCACTTAGTGGCCTGATGTATCAGTTTGTGATACTGTTCCTGTTTATGTAATTAATCCATTCAAACAGATAACAGAATGAATCACAAATATAGCAAAATTACTTTGTTACTgtcctgatttattttaatgccACTAGAGAAGTATGGGACTGCCAATTGTAGGCAACGTGTATATTATATTGGCAGATCCATCAAGAAGGATTCTTCAAATACATTGTCTGAAACTCTGtataactgaaaatatttttgacaaaattAATGCagtattcagatttttttgttgattaacattttttatCACGAAGCACAGTAGTACCTTCATGGATGTTGTAAAATACCATATATGATTATACgaataaatattgtaaaatttGTTGATattattgataaaaaaaaaagatgtaaggGTTCTTTAAAGTTGAGTTTGAGAAGATCCATAGACTTAATTTGCCCTTTATTTCTGCTGGGTTATTCAGTTTGTCCATATGTTCCTTCTGTTAACACAACGCACTTTTTACATTGTACATAGATTTGCTTCCTTGCATCATGATTTATAATCATGTAATTAATTATTGTACAttcaattttgaaataaaataaataaaattcaatagTGTCAAGTGGTCGATCTCTTCAGCTGGGAAACAAAATGTATGGCTTTCATTCCAGCGGTCTGTAATAACGAGAGCAGAAGTGAATGTTTCATTGATTCAAACGAAATGTGTGTACAAACAGTTGTGAGGACACGCCAAATCACTGCTTTGGGTCAAAGTTCAAGCAAACAAGACCAGTTCGTCGCTGCTGCGGGACAGCAGGTTGAAGGCCAGGTGACTGTGGCAGCGGTTTGTTCAGGATACTCCTTAAAAACACGAAGGAACCACCAGCTGGAGCTAATTTCATCATCAGGACCTTGGCAGTCCCCCGGTGCTGCTTGCTGGCGTTACAGGTGCcgtgttgaatttttttttttttaaagtttatgcGTTTTTCTGAACTTTACGGCATGTTAACCTTTGGGCAGCTGGTAAGACGCTTTTTCTTCTGCTCCCAGACGTCACCTCTTATGTATTTTGGTTCTATACTCGGAGTACAACTTAAAAAGTAGACTCCTGTTATGAAAACCTAACGTTAGCGCCCAACGTTTCTTCTGTTAGCTTACACAATATACATTAAGCTGCTAACTTTTGTCAACCGTTGTTTTAGTTTCGCCATAATTTGCAACTGTTGAAGTTCCTGTCCTTTTATTTTTAGCTAAGTAGTGATAGTCTGCTGTGTTTGTAGCTATTTTCTAAACTAACGTTAGCTGATACCATGTCATTTTAACACATAGCCTCATGTTTTAACGCGTCCCGGGTGTGTTTTGCAGTCTAGTGTGTTTAAAATCCGTTTATGGAATTGAAagagtatttttttctttgctattTGTAGATGTGTCCTATGTTTAACATTACTTCTGACCTAATTTTAGACCTAACAGGGCAGAGGAGGCCTCAATACTTTCGACTATATGTGTCAGCAAGGGGCAAGGAGGCAGTCATTTAGGGTCAGAAAATGTACTAGCTAACAAATTAATGTGACAGAGAGGCTAGGGAGGAGTGAGGTGCTACAAATATATTCAGCCAGGGTTCATTTGTGATAGTTTACACCTTTTAATTACACACTGAGGCATTTTGGACTCCTCTCTGCTTGCAACTTGATTCAGTTGTGCTACAGTTTAGTTGCAGGGTTATTATTAAATTGCATGACACCACAAACACTAGTGTCAAAATGATTATAGAATGTAGTGACTGTCAATACCAGTATTTCAGGGTGAGCTTCAACATTTACCTTGACACCCTCTTGACAAAAATCAACTTATTGTTTTTGTAACTATATGTGATGCCCTTCCTTGGCAAACTCAGTTGCCCAGTGGGGTGTTGATATTGCTCACCTCCTGGAACTCACTTGTCAGTGATTTAGTTTATGCAGAGTTTAGaatgataaaatgaaacatatgaggtgtctctgtttttcattatatGGTTTAAGCTCACAAACCATTTCATCATGCTACAGTGGATTAATATTCTGATGGGCAGACCGTGTCATGCTATTCTTCAACCAGGCTTATTGGTGTGGTTTCATTGCCTCATGCTTTACAGAGGGCTGCCTTGTCCCCGTGGTATGCTGGTTGGAATGCCCCAGTTTGACTTGCTGCCCTGCTGCAGTGTGGGGCAGCTCAGTGCCTGGACTTTTGATGACTGCCCCTACTCATAACAGCTCATTGTGTGCTGCTGATAtgcccattcacccattcaATTACATGAAAACACCATGCAAGGATGTCTGCACGGTGCCCGAGGGGTTTCAGAAAGCAATGATGTGCattgaaattcttttttttttgataattaATCTGAGCCGATTCTAAAATAACAGGGTTATAAATTGACAAGATAGACTGGAAACGACACAATGTCCAGTAGACCACACAGTAGTTGGCAGTTGACTGAGAGTGTTGGATTTCAGAAGGATTTTGGCCAGGTGCTTGTTTTGAATGCACTGTATTCAATAACACTAGATGGCGACATGTATCACTGAGGTTTTCATTCTGAATGTTGGAATGGAGCGTCTACGTGCTGCTTTCTTTATTCTGCTGAAAATGAACTTCAattctgcatttttgtttaaCAACATGTACTTAAAGGCCAATGTTGAAATGATTAGGTGATTTATATTTTGTCTCTCGTCATGATTAAACTGTACTTCTAAGGGTTAGGGACCTTGAATAGGTTAAGCAGCAATAGTGTGGGTATTGGACTCTGGTGTCACACCACTGCTATAGTGTCAGGATCAAGTGTCGAGTGGTTTGTGTACAACATGATGCTGTGTCATCAGGCAGTGACGTTTGCATTGGAGGACTTTGGAGAACTTATCAGCTGTACCAACTTTGTGAGGTGTCTTGCAGTAGGTGAGTTTCTATGCAAATTCTGGTTtgtttctaaaatgtaaaactgtcaTAGTATAACATTGTCCTCCACCTAGGCCTCCCTTTACTCTGTTTCCCCTTTTCACTTATCTTTTACTAAAAAGACACTTAATTCATTCCCTCATAAAAGGGGGACTTTGGCTGCTTAGCAACAGTGAAAGACAACTTAGCCTGGCAGTCTGGCCACTCCCCTTGCACTGGGCTCAACATGGATAATGTAACATGCTGATGTCCTTCTCAATTGCTCCCTCTGGAACTTTACACAGAGTGTAGTCCCTAGTAGGATTTTGACATACTTGTGCTGAGGAGTGGTGTGCAGTAAACTCTCGATTCTTTCGCTAGGCCTGCAGGACTAAATCACATTGTTTctgggagagaaagaagaaacagactGTAACTCCTGCACAGGGGGCACCCTCATTCAGTCTGGTTGATTGAACACAAGGACAGAGGAGTGGTGGGGTGTTGGCTGTTGGTGTCTGGCTAAAGCAGTTTGCACACCACTGCCTGCCCGATTGGCTGGATTTAGCACTTTGGACGGGAAGTAATAATGCAGCCATATCTGAGTAAAACAAGCTGATTGAACTTGCAAAAAAACTGAGTGATCTGGTGTGATACCACATGCTATACAGCTGGCTGTGGAGGTGTTTTCTTCCACACCTACAACCATTGAATGGAAAGGACAAGTCAAGGGATTAAAAGTTAGTTCCTATTACTGTTCACCTGTTTCCAATGAAAGGTGAGCAttgtagatttatttattgGCTCACTCTCTTGTAGCTTGAATCATGTGAGTATATTTTTCCCTAAATGTTGTCAGGTCAAGGTGTCTCTCATGTGCAGTGTACTTTGCAGATACACTTTTAGCTAATAAATTCATTGTTTCTGTAGCCTTCTTTTACATGggaagatatatatatatatatatatatatatatatatatttggttaAAGAGAAAGTAATGTACAGTAAGTTGTGTGGTTACTCTGCCTGTTAAGTTAAACAAACATGGCCTGTTACGCATCTAAATGTGGATTGTTGGCCATGTTGACAAAAGCAAGAGAGGCTTTGGTAAGTCTTCATTATTAATGTTGAGGCAGGGGTGAAAATCTTAATGTGTGTAAGATCTAAGTATCCCATTAAAGACTAGAATAGCACCAAGGGTGTTTCAGCTGATGGTTGTGTACTATATAGGCTGCACTATAGGCACagtcatatacagtgggtatggaaagtattcagacccctttaaatttttcactctttgtgtcattgcagccatttgccaaaatcaaaaaagttcattttatttctcattcatgtacactcagcaccccatcttgacagaaaaaaacagaaatgtagaaatttttgcaaatttattaaaaaagaaaaactgaaatatcacatggtcataagtattcagaccctttgcagtgacactcatatttaactcacatgctgtccatttcttctgatcctccttgagatggttctgctccttcattggagtccagctgtgtttaattaaactgattggacttgattaggaaaggcacacacctgtccatataagaccttacagctcacagtgcatgtcagagcaaatgagactcatgaggtcgaaggaactgcccaaggagctcagagacagaattgtggcaaggcacagatctggccaaggttacaaaagaatttctgcagcactcaaggttcctaagagcacagtggcctccataatcctcaaatggaaaaagtttgggacgaccagaactcttcctagacctggccgtccagccaaactgagcaatcgtgggagaagagccttggtgagagaggtaaagaagaacccaaagatcactgtggctgagccccagagatgcagtagggagatgggagaaagttccacaaagtcaactatcactgcagccctccaccagtcggggctttatggcagagtggcccgacagaagcctctcctcagtgcaagacacatgaaagcctgcatagagtttgccaaaaaatacatgaaggactcccagactatgagaaataagattctctggtctgatgagaccaagattttttggcgttaattctaagcggtatatgtggagaaaaccaggcactgctcatcacctgcccaatacaatccctacagtgaaacatggtggtgggagcatcatgttgtgggggtgtttttcagctgcagggacaggacgactggttgcaattgaaggaaagatgaatgcggccaagtacagagatatcctggaagaaaacctcttccagagtgctcaggacctcagactgggccgaaggttcacctttcaacaggacaacgaccctaagcacacagctaaaataacaaaggagtggcttcagaacaactctgtgaccgttcttgactggcccagccagagccctgacctaaacccaattgagcatctctggagagacctgaaaatggctgtccaccaacgttcatcatccaacctgacagaactggagaggatctgcaaggaagaatggcagaggatccccaaatccaggtgtgaaaaacttgttgcatcattcccaagaagactcatggctgtactagctcaaaagggtgcttctactcaatactgagcacagggtctgaatacttatgaccatgtgatatttcagtttttcttttttaataaatttgcaaaaatttctacatttctgtttttttctgtcaagatggggtgctgagtgtacattaatgagaaataaaatgaacttttttgattttggcaaatggctgcaatgacacaaagagtgaaaaatttaaagcggtctgaatactttccgtacccactgtacattgcTCTTAGGTTGAACTTTCTAAATAACATTTAGAATTATGAAAACTTAGAAGCGAGGCAGTGATTGTCCAGCCATTATTGGGACaaatagtttatattttttataaatgtttacatATGAGAAAATTGGGCTTTTGCTTCAGTAGACATAACAATTTTGTATGAACTTAAAATTATCATTCCTTTTGTAGGTGACtgtgattttcatttctctttttaaagaaaatcaatacatttcACTTGACAATTATGCTAAATATGTCATGCATAGTTTCTGATCATTCAGATGCTGAATTATGTTTtgacttttcaaaaaaaaaaaaaattttgatTCAGGGGGTTAGTTTTGAAGTGAAATACTTTGATTTTTTGAAGAGAAACCCCTGAGCATAGTTTCTACAAGTCTACTGCCTTTCTCAGTGAACTTCACAGAAGTGCAGCAGACTGTATGGTCTTCCAAGTAACATTGCTGCCAAAAATCAAGCTGTTTCAGATAGTATATCACATAGTGTGGAATTATATATGTCACACTATACAAAGGAAAATATAGAAACAtgtagattattttttattattcctcTGAACtgttaaaatctgtttaatgCAAGAGGATGTCTGGGATCTGCttactaaaacattttcagtctgtTGACTTGATATTTTGCTCACTGGTGGCACGTACCTCAATGCCGGTTTTGTTGAAGTGGCTAGCAAG harbors:
- the sybl1 gene encoding vesicle-associated membrane protein 7, producing MAILFAVVARGTTVLAKHAWCGGNFLEVTEQILAKIPSENNKLTYSHGSYLFHYICHDRIIYLCITDDDFERSRAFSFLSEIKKRFQTTYGSRAQTALPYAMNSEFSSTLAAQMKHHSDPRGSDRLTETQMQVDDLKGIMVRNIDLVAQRGEKLELLIDKTENLVDSSVTFKTTSRNLARAMCIKNLKLTVVIVLVCLVVLYIIVSAACGGLNWPSCVKK